Proteins encoded by one window of Methylovirgula ligni:
- the mraY gene encoding phospho-N-acetylmuramoyl-pentapeptide-transferase has protein sequence MLFWLANFTHIFSPLNLFRYITFRTAGATATALFFVFFFGPSTIAALRLKQGKGQPIREDGPQSHLSKKGTPTMGGLMILSGLIVSTLLWANLESRYVWIVLLVTVGFGLIGFYDDYLKVTKQTHKGFSGRLRLALEGAIAIVACFAMMKVGAAHTTELALPAIKGYVIDLGWFFLIFAPLIIVGAGNAVNLTDGLDGLAIVPVMIAAAAFGIIAYVVGNAIYSEYLHVNYVPGTGELAVVCGALIGAGLGFLWFNAPPAQIFMGDTGSLALGGLLGTVAVAVKHEIVLAIVGGLFVVEALSVIVQVISFKLTGKRVFKMAPIHHHFEQLGWSEPQVVVRFWIIAFVLALVGLSTLKLR, from the coding sequence ATGCTGTTTTGGCTCGCCAATTTCACCCACATTTTCAGCCCGCTGAATCTGTTCCGCTACATCACGTTCCGCACTGCGGGCGCGACAGCGACGGCCTTGTTCTTCGTCTTCTTCTTCGGGCCAAGCACGATCGCGGCGCTGCGGCTCAAGCAGGGCAAGGGCCAGCCGATCCGCGAGGACGGCCCGCAATCGCATCTGAGCAAAAAGGGCACGCCGACGATGGGCGGCCTGATGATCCTCTCCGGCCTCATCGTCTCGACCTTGCTCTGGGCCAATCTCGAGAGCCGCTACGTCTGGATCGTCCTGCTTGTCACGGTCGGCTTCGGCCTCATCGGCTTTTATGACGATTATCTCAAGGTCACCAAGCAGACGCACAAGGGCTTTTCCGGCAGGCTGCGGCTCGCGCTCGAAGGCGCCATCGCTATCGTTGCCTGTTTTGCGATGATGAAGGTGGGCGCCGCGCATACGACCGAGCTCGCACTTCCGGCGATCAAGGGCTATGTCATCGATCTCGGCTGGTTCTTTCTGATTTTCGCGCCGCTGATCATCGTCGGCGCGGGCAATGCGGTAAATCTCACCGATGGACTCGACGGCCTCGCCATCGTGCCGGTGATGATCGCGGCGGCCGCGTTCGGCATCATCGCCTATGTCGTCGGCAATGCGATCTATTCGGAATACCTGCACGTCAATTATGTGCCGGGCACTGGCGAGCTTGCCGTCGTCTGCGGCGCGCTGATCGGCGCGGGCCTCGGCTTTCTGTGGTTCAACGCGCCGCCGGCGCAGATCTTCATGGGCGATACCGGCTCGCTCGCGCTCGGCGGCCTGCTCGGCACCGTTGCCGTCGCGGTGAAACACGAGATCGTTCTCGCTATCGTCGGCGGCCTTTTTGTGGTTGAGGCTTTGTCGGTTATCGTCCAGGTCATATCGTTTAAATTGACCGGCAAGCGCGTGTTCAAAATGGCGCCGATCCATCATCACTTCGAGCAGCTCGGCTGGTCCGAGCCGCAGGTCGTGGTGCGGTTCTGGATCATCGCCTTCGTGCTCGCGCTCGTCGGCCTCTCCACCCTGAAGCTGAGATAA
- the murD gene encoding UDP-N-acetylmuramoyl-L-alanine--D-glutamate ligase, whose product MTPVTSFAGKRVAVFGLGASGLVSAQALVAGGADVAVWDDHRPGREKAAALGLKLEDLVTADLTGYDSLILSPGVPLTHPYPHWVVVKAQAAGVEIIGDIELFVRERAHIAPDAPLIAITGTNGKSTTTALVAHLYQTFGYEVEVGGNIGTPILALNPPAKGRVHVIECSSFQIDLAPSLNPSFGLLLNITVDHLDRHGTMEHYAEIKERLVAKADVAIIGVDDDICAGIAQRLRGQGRAIVPISILHPAIPDGIVLEGTRLVRKSGGQASTIADLAGIPSLRGTHNGQNAAAAVAALGPHGFELELVQEGLRSFPGLAHRMEEIGRRGKVLYINDSKATNADAAEKALQSLDDIYWILGGRAKEGGIGPLEPLFPKVAKAYLIGEAAEPFAKVIGEAIPYEFCGTIERAVDSATRDAEASTTPSPIVLLSPACASFDQFPNFEKRGDKFREVVLAKLAEPPKT is encoded by the coding sequence ATGACGCCTGTTACTTCTTTCGCTGGCAAACGTGTCGCCGTCTTCGGTCTCGGGGCCTCCGGCCTTGTGAGCGCGCAGGCGCTCGTCGCCGGTGGCGCCGATGTTGCGGTCTGGGACGATCATCGCCCAGGGCGCGAGAAAGCCGCCGCGCTTGGCCTCAAGCTCGAAGATCTCGTGACGGCCGATCTCACCGGCTATGATTCTCTCATCCTCTCGCCCGGCGTGCCGCTGACGCATCCCTATCCGCATTGGGTCGTCGTCAAGGCGCAGGCTGCCGGCGTCGAAATCATCGGCGATATCGAGCTTTTCGTCCGCGAGCGCGCCCATATCGCGCCGGATGCGCCGCTCATCGCCATCACCGGCACCAACGGCAAATCGACAACGACGGCGCTCGTCGCGCATCTTTACCAGACGTTCGGCTATGAGGTCGAAGTCGGCGGCAATATCGGCACGCCGATCCTCGCGCTCAACCCACCGGCCAAAGGCCGCGTCCATGTGATCGAATGCTCGTCGTTTCAGATCGATCTCGCGCCCTCGCTGAACCCGTCCTTCGGTCTTCTGCTCAACATCACCGTCGATCATCTCGATCGCCACGGGACGATGGAGCATTATGCCGAGATCAAGGAGCGGCTCGTCGCCAAGGCCGATGTCGCCATCATCGGTGTTGACGATGACATCTGCGCCGGCATTGCTCAAAGGCTGCGGGGGCAGGGCCGCGCAATCGTGCCGATCTCTATCCTCCATCCCGCCATTCCCGACGGCATCGTGCTGGAAGGGACGCGGCTTGTCCGTAAAAGTGGAGGCCAAGCCAGTACGATCGCCGATCTCGCCGGCATCCCGTCACTGCGCGGCACCCACAACGGCCAGAATGCCGCGGCCGCGGTGGCGGCGTTGGGCCCGCATGGATTCGAGCTTGAGCTTGTCCAGGAGGGTCTGCGGAGTTTCCCCGGGCTCGCGCACCGAATGGAGGAGATCGGGCGGCGCGGAAAAGTGCTCTATATCAACGATTCCAAGGCGACCAATGCCGACGCCGCCGAAAAGGCCCTGCAGAGCCTCGACGACATCTACTGGATTCTCGGCGGCCGGGCCAAGGAGGGCGGCATCGGGCCGCTGGAGCCGCTCTTCCCCAAGGTGGCCAAGGCCTATCTGATTGGCGAGGCGGCTGAACCCTTCGCCAAAGTCATCGGCGAAGCGATTCCTTATGAATTTTGCGGCACGATCGAACGTGCGGTCGACAGTGCGACTCGGGATGCGGAGGCCAGCACGACGCCTTCCCCCATCGTCCTGCTCTCGCCCGCCTGCGCCTCGTTCGATCAATTCCCGAATTTCGAGAAGCGCGGCGACAAGTTTCGGGAGGTTGTTCTGGCCAAGCTCGCGGAGCCGCCGAAAACCTGA
- a CDS encoding FtsW/RodA/SpoVE family cell cycle protein, producing MVSRVERSTLANWWWTVDRWLLAALGALVIFGLVLTMAASPPVAERLGLPTFHFVNKQVMFLVPSLAVFFGASLLSPRHVRRTALILFLVSMALIFAALLFGTEVKGARRWIFGIQPSEFMKPCFVVIAAWAFAEGGRDRLPGNLIALLLLPATIIPLILEPDFGQTMLVSLVWVGLFFIAGLRWIWVFGVGGIGMGGVMLAYKFVPHVRARILKFIDPSATGGVADTFQVDTALQSFYSGGWTGRGPGEGTLKRVLPDAHTDFIFAVTAEEFGIIACLVIVSVFMFIVVRGLAVAARNEDHFCRLAGTGLVMLFGIQSAINMAVNLHLMPAKGMTLPFISYGGSSLISLALGMGFMIAVMRKRPRSEVAFRQLEAEPA from the coding sequence ATGGTCTCGCGCGTCGAACGCTCGACCCTGGCGAACTGGTGGTGGACTGTCGATCGCTGGCTGCTTGCCGCGCTCGGCGCGCTCGTCATCTTCGGCCTTGTCCTGACGATGGCGGCCAGCCCGCCGGTCGCCGAGCGGCTTGGCCTGCCGACGTTCCATTTCGTCAACAAGCAGGTGATGTTCCTCGTCCCCTCGCTGGCGGTCTTCTTTGGCGCTTCGCTGCTCTCGCCCCGGCATGTGCGCCGCACCGCGCTTATCCTCTTCCTCGTCTCGATGGCGCTGATCTTCGCGGCGCTGCTCTTCGGCACCGAGGTCAAGGGCGCGCGGCGCTGGATTTTCGGCATCCAGCCGTCGGAATTCATGAAGCCCTGCTTCGTCGTTATTGCGGCCTGGGCTTTCGCCGAAGGCGGCCGCGACCGGCTGCCTGGCAATCTGATCGCGCTGCTGCTTTTGCCGGCGACGATCATTCCGCTCATCCTGGAGCCCGATTTCGGTCAGACCATGCTTGTTTCGCTGGTCTGGGTCGGCCTTTTCTTCATCGCCGGATTGCGCTGGATCTGGGTCTTCGGCGTCGGCGGCATCGGCATGGGCGGCGTTATGCTCGCCTATAAATTCGTGCCGCATGTGCGCGCCCGCATCCTGAAATTCATCGATCCCAGCGCCACGGGCGGCGTTGCCGACACGTTTCAGGTCGATACCGCCCTGCAGAGCTTTTATTCCGGCGGCTGGACGGGCAGGGGGCCGGGCGAAGGCACGCTCAAGCGCGTTCTGCCCGACGCGCATACCGATTTCATCTTCGCCGTCACCGCGGAGGAATTCGGCATCATCGCGTGTCTCGTCATCGTTTCGGTCTTCATGTTCATCGTCGTGCGCGGCCTTGCGGTCGCCGCGCGCAACGAAGATCATTTCTGCAGGCTCGCCGGCACCGGCCTCGTCATGCTGTTCGGCATCCAGAGCGCGATCAATATGGCGGTTAATCTGCATCTGATGCCGGCCAAGGGCATGACCCTGCCTTTCATCTCCTACGGCGGCTCGTCGCTCATCTCCCTGGCGCTCGGCATGGGCTTCATGATCGCCGTCATGCGCAAACGGCCGCGGTCGGAAGTCGCCTTCCGCCAGCTTGAGGCGGAGCCGGCATGA